The Chryseolinea soli nucleotide sequence GGCTGGTTGATGCCCTTGGTGGGTGCCGCCGAGGTTCTTGGCGGTATACTTTTCATGGTTCCAAAGACCCGGGCGCTGGGAGCCATGGTCATCTTCCCGGTGCTCATCGGCGTTCTCTTAACCAACACGGTTACGGAACCTTCGGGTTTGCCCATTGCTTTAGCACTGCTGGCCATCAACCTGTTCGTGATTCTTGACAACCGGCAGAAGTACCTTCCCATGATCAAATAATTTCCATTAACCCCTTAACTCTAAAAAAAATGAATGCAGTAAAACTCACCGTTCAAGCGAACATCGCAGCCGACAGAAAAAAAGTTTGGGATTATTATACCAACCCGAAGCACATCACGAAGTGGAACTTTGCGTCCGATGATTGGCAATGCCCCAAAGCCGCAAATGATCTCCGCGTGGGTGGCAAGTACAGCGCAAGAATGGAAGCCAAAGACGGCAGTTTCGGATTTGATTTTGTAGCGATCTACGATGACGTGATCGACCAAAAAACGTTTACCTATACTATGGAGGACAACAGAAAGGCCACCGCTAACTTTGAAACCGTGGGCAATCAAACCAAACTCACCGTCACGTTTGACGCGGAAACCGAAAATTCGGAGGAGATGCAAAAAGGTGGCTGGCAAGCCATTCTGAATAATTTCAAAAAATATGTCGAGCAATAGATCGAAAGATTAACCGACGTGAAGGACCGCTTGAAATGATATTTTGAGCGGTCTTTCTTTTTGAAGTCCCCACTGACGTTGGCTTAATGGACTTTCAATTTTATAAATTCAATCAACGCCCAGACAAAACCCGACAAAACAGCCAATATGATGCCCACCACGACGATCGTGCCCAACGACTGCGAAAAATCCGAGCGATGCTTCGTGTGATCCTCCCTGCCGGATGACGGCCGCGACCACGGGTCCTTCAATGAGAACATAACTGTTTTCTTTAATCCGTTCAGTTTGCTTTCTTACTAAAAAACGCACGTCCTTTATCAAATGTTCCGCTGGCCACGATCAGGTAATGCCTCTCGCTGTCCAATTTTTTCTACACTGAAAAAAATTCTTTGATCCACGAATGAAGAAATTGTCGTGTATCCACCATCAACGCTTTTTCGAAAAAGATGCTGTCACACTGGGTCACTCCAGAAATGATTTGAGATCGCCCCCCGAAGGTGGGGGCTTCGTCCGACAATTTGTCTCCTCTAAATGTAAACTTGGCCGGGCAAAACAACCGACAAGAATCAGACCGATCTTATGACACTGATTTCTGGGATTATCACCGGATTCGGGGTTATCTTCGCTAAAAAAAACCAATGCCCTACTACTCCCGGAAACTGACCCTTCCCTTTCAGGATGTATTGGAAAAGGTCACAAAAAATCTACAGCAGCAAGGATTCGGCACGATCACCATCATCGATGTGAAAGACACGTTCAAACAAAAACTAAGCATCGATTTCAGAAATTATAAGATCCTGAGTGCTTGCAATCCGCAATTCGCCTACAAGGCCATCAGCCTGGAGTCGCATCTTGGCATCATGATGCAGTGCAACGTTGTGGTCCAGGAACATGAAAATGGTGAAGTAGAAGTTACGGCCGTCAATCCCCTCGAGTCCCTCGACAAAGGAATTCGCACGACGTTGTTGAACGACCTGGCCCTGGAAGTAGACAATCGTCTGCGCACGGCCCTCGACAATCTCCACCGGCTGAAACCTGAGCCGCACACCGAAGCCCTGCCGGTGTGAGCCAGATCACTCTCAGAACTCCTCAAAAATAATTTCCCTATTCAACATCGCTCCCGCGGCGGTGCCCATCGCTACGGCATTTGCCACGGAACGCATACGCGTCGTGTTGTCGCCATAGGCAAGAATTCCAGGGACCGTTGTTTTTTGAAAGGCATCGATCTTCACATACCCGTCGTCCGTCAATTCGCATCCCAACGTCTCGGGAATGGTGCAGTGCTGCTTGAAAGCGGGGCGTGCATATAATGCTTTCAACTGCGCGGTGGTGCCATCGCTGAAGATGATCTTTTCAAGATATCCCTGAACATGCTCCAGTTTTTCAATTTCCGATTCTACTATTTTAATGTGATGGCTTTTGATCTTGGCAGTTTGTTCTGCCGTTAACGTCGATGGGCCATTGGTAAAGAGTGTCAGATCTTTTGTCCAGTTTGAAATAAGACCAGAAAATTCAAAGCCATATTCTCCGTTGCCCAAAATTCCGGTTCGTTCATTTTTCACTTCGTAGCCATGGCAATACGGGCAGTGGATGACCGAGATGCCCCAACAAGCAGCATATCCGGGGATGTCGGGCATAATATCTGTGACGCCGGTCGCGAAAATTAATTTCTTTGCTCCAAAGGTCTCGCCCGAGGCGGTTTGAATCTCAAAGCCTTTTTCGGTTTTCTTGCCGGATGTGGCCAAGCCATCGAAAAATGTTACGGTGTCATACTTGGCGACCTGTTCCTTGGCGAGGGTCGAAATTTCCTGGGGCGTTTTTCCGTCCTGGGTGATGAAGTTGTGCGAATGGGGTGTTTGTTGGTTACAAGGTTTTCCGCTGTCGATGATCAGAACCTTTCTCAATGCCCTGCCCAACGCCATGCCTGCCGCCAATCCCGAATAGCTTCCGCCAACGATGATCACGTCAAAATATTTATGTTCTTTCATGAGACGCTGTTTTTTATTTTTGTTTGAACTGGCAAAAGCCAGGGCTGACCGTTCAACCCTGCCCCGCCGGTTCCACAACGTGTTTTTATCTTTTTTCGTTTTTCGGTGAGATCAATCCAACGATTAAATCCACCAAGGGCACACCAACGAATACGATCCAAGGCACCAGCGACAGGGTCAGCAAGAGGGTCCTTTGATACAACGGCAAGGCGGACAAGGCCTCACCAAACAGATAAAGAAATAACGTGATCGATGGGTAGATGACAACCCATATCTTTAAGGATGCCATCAACTTTGCTTTTGTTTTCATACGTCAGAAATTACTTTTGAAAAATGTTTTACTTTTCCTCAAAAGTAGTTTCCATAACCTCCTGCAGGATAGGACAAAAATGTAGTTTGACAGGACTTATTTAAAATTGTGTCGAAACGTTTCCGGTGACTGTCCTGTATGCTTTTTGAAGAACCGGATAAAATAGGAAACATCTTCGTACCCCAGGTGGTAGGCGATCTGGTTCACCTGGTTTGACGTGGCCAGCAAATATCGTTTGGATTCCAGGATGATGTGTTCGTTAATCAGTTCGGAACAGGTCTTCCCCAGTGTTGCCTTGGTGATGGCGTTGAGCTGATAAGCAGAAAGATTCATCATCTCGCTATACTGCGCCACCTGTTTGTGAGCGGTGATATGCGTTTCTAAAAGTTCTAAAAAATCTTCGAGGCGTTCCTGCGCATACGTGTTGCCTTGGTTCGCAGGGACTTTGCTTTGCTGGCGAACCAGTTCGATAAAGAAAATGGCCAGATTTGCTTTGATCACCTCGCCATAGCCTTCCTGTTTGTCGGTGTACTCCTGAAAAATATGTGTCAACAGCGGAAACAGTTTGTTGAACCGCGCAGCATCCAGCTGATGCAAATTCATGGCACTTGCCTTGCGCAAA carries:
- a CDS encoding DoxX family membrane protein; its protein translation is MKQKIIFIVSLVFGLMFVNAGLNKFFNYMPMPDDIPEKMANAWNAFMTIGWLMPLVGAAEVLGGILFMVPKTRALGAMVIFPVLIGVLLTNTVTEPSGLPIALALLAINLFVILDNRQKYLPMIK
- a CDS encoding SRPBCC family protein; this encodes MNAVKLTVQANIAADRKKVWDYYTNPKHITKWNFASDDWQCPKAANDLRVGGKYSARMEAKDGSFGFDFVAIYDDVIDQKTFTYTMEDNRKATANFETVGNQTKLTVTFDAETENSEEMQKGGWQAILNNFKKYVEQ
- a CDS encoding DUF302 domain-containing protein translates to MPYYSRKLTLPFQDVLEKVTKNLQQQGFGTITIIDVKDTFKQKLSIDFRNYKILSACNPQFAYKAISLESHLGIMMQCNVVVQEHENGEVEVTAVNPLESLDKGIRTTLLNDLALEVDNRLRTALDNLHRLKPEPHTEALPV
- a CDS encoding NAD(P)/FAD-dependent oxidoreductase, with translation MKEHKYFDVIIVGGSYSGLAAGMALGRALRKVLIIDSGKPCNQQTPHSHNFITQDGKTPQEISTLAKEQVAKYDTVTFFDGLATSGKKTEKGFEIQTASGETFGAKKLIFATGVTDIMPDIPGYAACWGISVIHCPYCHGYEVKNERTGILGNGEYGFEFSGLISNWTKDLTLFTNGPSTLTAEQTAKIKSHHIKIVESEIEKLEHVQGYLEKIIFSDGTTAQLKALYARPAFKQHCTIPETLGCELTDDGYVKIDAFQKTTVPGILAYGDNTTRMRSVANAVAMGTAAGAMLNREIIFEEF
- a CDS encoding helix-turn-helix domain-containing protein translates to MKIIPIRHIKASPKEPDLSEGFSIRDVRALLAGKDMVQELHRHDFFYILALKKGAGHHEIDFTPYKVCDHSVFMMRPGQVHQHTLKAGSTGYLMGFGSDFYHPHDRALNQPLRKASAMNLHQLDAARFNKLFPLLTHIFQEYTDKQEGYGEVIKANLAIFFIELVRQQSKVPANQGNTYAQERLEDFLELLETHITAHKQVAQYSEMMNLSAYQLNAITKATLGKTCSELINEHIILESKRYLLATSNQVNQIAYHLGYEDVSYFIRFFKKHTGQSPETFRHNFK